GTTAGATAGATAAAACGGATTTTATTTTTAAGGAATCTATAGCATGCTGGCTGCGGCTTGTTTGGACATCCCAAAGGAACATTCGTGACATGTAATAACATGAAGAGGGATATAGAATGTAAGAAAATGCATACCATTTCATCAGTTAATCGTCTGAGATACGTTGATCTATATTTGTCCACAGTtggcaaaaaaaaaatactagaCATTGAAGCTTCACAATTCCCTAGTTCAACAATCAGCATAGAGAATGAATATTATGGAAAGCGCAGTATAAAACACAAGATAAATTACAGTCACTATTGATTGATTAAGCATGAACAAAGAAAGCAAGCATGTAATTCAACGAGATTATTATTAGGGTTTTTGGTGTATGATTCCAATTTCCAACACCACCATTTCCTATGCTATTGCGCTCCTCCTGGGTACCTCATCTCACTAAAACCATATTCTTGAAGCATTCCTTGTTGCATGACTCCATATTCCGAAGCACAAGGAGGGCCAACCAGAGAGCTAGTGTCACCCCAGCCAATGCTTTCACAAGGATTCACGCCTCTATTATCGACCATGCCTTCCCCATATAAGAACTCCATTCCATCTAATCTCTGTGGGTTGCTGCTATATCCCATTTCCTGGAGCTCTGATGAAAAAGTAGTGCTTTGTCCTTGCAGCATGGGCAGATTTCCTCCATCTATGGCGAACTGAGAGTTCACAAACTGAGAACCGATGTTATTGCTTAAGCTCAAGGCATCCatgggagaagaagaagaagaagagggcaCATAGACAGTCTGCTCGTAAAGATCCTGATCAGTAGTGGATAAATCATTAGGAAACTGATGAAGAGTTGTCCCATCATTAACCACATGATCATCCTCAGAAAATCTTCCCCCAAGCTTGATTAGTAATCTTCTCATCGAGGCTTGGCTGTCAATGCGATGTTCTTGACTTGAGTGCGGTATGGGAGCCGCCGCCGCAGCCAGCACAGGCAGCTCTGGCCAGTAAGGGATTTGATTGATGTTATCTGCAGGAACCATGGAATCCCCCACACTAGCTGATGATCTCTTCATATCTTGCTTTAGGCTGTTGCCTCTTCGAGACTGATGCTCTTTGCGTTGCTTGCCCAGAAGAATCTTCTTAAGCCTTGTGTTCCAATAGTTCTTTATATCGTTATCAGTCCTCCCCGGTAATTGTGCAGCAATAATAGACCACCTATTAACACGACCATGCAAGTTTTGTTTCAAATGAATCGAAAAATATAGGGTTTGTTGactttatgaatgatttttagaACCAAAAGGTACCTGCTCCCAATACTGATATAGAGGCTGCAaataattttatcttcttcttcgGAGAATCCTCCATGCTTAATATTTGGGCGGAGATAGTTTAACCATCTGAGGCGGCAGCTCTTCCCACATCTCTTAAGGCCTAAGATACAGGGAAAAGAAAAACACCCAACCCTTTAGAAATCTCATCAGAGACCACAAAACGCAAAAATAATTTACTGATAATCAGTACTATTTCTGCTTGAAATAAGGAACAATAAAAGCAAGCAGAGCTGACTGATTGATTgattttaggtttaaaaattaCCAATTTTGTGAGGCAAAGCGATCCAGTTTCCGCCAGTGCCATGCTGCTCGATGTATGCCTTGAGCTTGGTGTCTTCTTCAGGTGACCATGGGCCTTTCTTGACGTTAGCTTTGTCACAGCAAGGAGCTCTCCccatgctttttttttttccctctctTAGTATTCCTTTTTTAacttttctctctctttccacTGAAGCAAGAATTATAGGAGAGAGGAAGGGATTAATAAAGCTGGAAAAGGATAAACATGTTTCTGAGAagatccatatatatatatatttatatatgtgttcctttttttaagaaagaaataaaaaggtatgGCATAAAGAAAGACTTtggtataaaaaaattatagaaaataaaaatgccAGAACAGGAGAATAGGGTTTTTTCTACTTGTCTGCCTTAGTCTAGAATGATACCAAGtaatcaatatttaattttatacataaaaaagGCTGCTGTTTCTTTTTTTGTCTTCCTTAACCTATTATGTTCTTCAAATTAACATCAAAATTGAATGTAAGTTTCATATGttaatatttgtaatttatatatatatgtgaaacgTCAAATTTCTATTTGCATTTTTGTAAGAGTATATGCATTGGCCGCATTGAGTAGTGGAACCTTACGTTTACCTGCATTACCACATTATTATTAATAAGTGCACATAGAGGTATGACTTATACATATTAATTTGTACTATTTACTGCAGAACCTTaggattaattatttattatcattcttGTTGCATATTCTATTTGCTATTGTTTAGAttctgaaatcataatatatataatgctgataaaatttttttcttaaaaagaaaTGGTAGCAAGGAAAGAGATAGTGTcattaatttatatatgaaattgctGCAGCACTTTCCATGGATTTGCTCATCACTATTATAACATCAGTATATTTAATTTGTATAGCAATTAGATTTATAATGTtcaattatatttatgaaaataaaaagtcATAGAGAGGAATTGTAGGCTGAAATAAAAAGTTGAAATTGTGAAACAAAGGTCAAATCCATTGATTGGAATCTGATGATGGGTGTGCATGTAATTTGAATGACCACATAATCCATATACAAGTACTGCAAGCTGTAGCGAGACAAGTAGCACAAAATCTAGAAAAATGTGGATATATATTGAAACAAATGAAGGAAGTTTCTTCCTTTTCTTAGTAGGTCACCAAATTTATTTAGTGACATGCATGCAGTGTATTTAGCAGCATTCAGAGCTAGGCTGCAAGCCTCCACATATACTTGGTGAAGGCAACACCTGATCAACAAGAGTGGGCTTTTCAAATCATCTGTTATGTGACTGCGTATATACCTCCTTATTTCAAAGAGAATTGGTCAATCTTTCCCCCATAAAATCTTaagaaatattaaattataaaaaattatatataataaatatatttataaaaatttaatattcaaatattaaataaagttttagttaaaatgataaatatattaaatattattgtgTTTTGAATTCGAATcctatcaaatattttttaaattttacataatataaaatGACAAATATCTTTATAACAATGcacttattttataaataaaaaaactttttgtaatgctcaattaaattaaaacataattgatGGGTGACATTAACTCGTATATCCCATAGGAAATCATTAAACTTCATTTATCATTACTATTTATTAAACTTCATGATTCCGCCAATTTCTTCCCTTCTTTTGAGCTTAATTAGCTACCATCACATCTTAAGCCATATACTTGTGAGTTatcaacaattaaattttcacttaaaaaaatacatatatatgaaacAGCAACAATAATAATAGGGTGAAGATGGAAGTGGCGGGCTAGAGTCCAAGCGTCAACATCACACCTTGCTTGACCTTGTGAATTGTTGGGTGTCGATATTATAtagtttagtttttctttttgggGGGTACATATATAGTTTTGTTAGTGCAAGACAGATATGCTATTAATGTAGTGGTGCAGCCATATTTGAAGGCAGCCAAACCCTTTATCATATCCAGCCCCAACCATCTTACCTTAACCTTTAATTTCCATGCCAAAAACCCTGccctatatacatattttattcaataaaaGCACAAAGGGAAAATCCTACTTTCTTAAATTCATATACTTTCCACCTTCCAATCCTTTCTCTATCCCTTGAATAGCAAAAGATCTGTATATATTACTTCAATGAAAAATCAAAAAGATGTTAGAAAATTACAAATCTCAATGCGTTTTGACCGTCctaacccccccccccaaataataataaaaaataaaagaagggaaaAGGTAAAGAATAAACTATGTATTACCAAGTAACACatatggaagaagaaaagaaaaaagaggtgtaatttcaaaaagaaatGTGCACATGGAGAAGGTCAATTTAGTAGGTCACCATTAACCTTGTTTTTTCTTGCAACATAATTCCCAAGCTTCAATATTGGACCTACACCTTGCAAAAGTCAATCTTCCCTTTGACAATCTTGTTCTTTAGTACAGCTCAAGACAACTTCCTTCTCCAGGTTCTATTCTCTTTTCCCCTTGTTTTGACAGCCATACAAACATGTAAAAGAAAACCCAAacttatcttattaaaatatgattttccCAACAGAGCCAACACAAGCTGTTCTACATTTCTGTTCATTGATTTTCTTTCCTCCCCCTTTTCTCGTCAAAAAATGAGTACGTACCTGTATTTGATACATTAGCCTTTTCTATGAAGGGTATATGGTGACGAAGACATGAAGAAGCAATAAACCTAACTGCTGGACAAACAGCGAAATAGTAATAAAAGAGAGTGAAATGAAGGAGCATAGACCAAGCTAAAATTGTGCCTTCTAATCAACGAAAGTGTATATAAAAGTTTAGTCCAAAATTATACATGTAGAATATTACATGTAATAATAATTCATCACTAGTCCATTTTACACAGCTGTAATTCCATCACTATTTCCTCAGTCAATCTTCATTTAATGACCAACTAGGGGCATATACATGCATCACATGACTTTTTCAGTGACTAATATACATTAGGGTACCCTCCCACATTTTAAGTCCAAGACTTTAGTCAAGTATTTAActctaaaattatataatatatacgcctttaatgaatttctaaattattttttattaaattaaatatattagcTAGAAAAATGGTTTTGGGTAAATATATAATAAGTAATAGGAAGTACCTAACCTTTTATATGGTATATAACATATACTATTTTTGTAACCTtcactagttttttttttactaaagagGTGTGATGTAATGGTTGCTCATTTCACCTTTTAATCATACATCGGGAGTTTGATTCTCACttataaaaatagattttattttatgataagaTAAAGGAAATTAATCACTATTACTGACGGTGAATACTCTGATTTTGACaacaaaaaataacttttttatatgattttgatCCATTGTAAAATGATTTTATCATCTTTGATGTAATTCTAGTAATCTTTATGATAAGCTTtgacataaatttgaaaattttgataactttggtttttatttttaaaaccatTTAATATGATTCATTTCTCATTTGTTGTAAGAGAAGCCAATGGATTGACCGCTCGATGCTCAAGGATGGGTTGTTGCCTATTGGATTGGATTTCATAATTTCCCCATTAAGTGAAACTCTTATGTAAGAACTGTCCCTATGCTTTTATctgttttcaattaataaaataaaaataaccttTCATTTCATCTATAACCTTCGAAATTGATAAGCCTATTAAAAAGAGATAACACAACTAAAATAGCAcactataatttttatttttctattctgATTTTTAATTATTACGTATGGAAATCTTAAAATTGTATATGAATTTTTAtctaatatgtaattttatacgtgatattttgatttgatctaatttttaaaatttattaacacaATTGTTGATGTAGCACCATTCTATGTTTATATATcgcataaaaaataattatatttatcaaatataaaaataaattgatgtgtttatatttctttaaatgtgtataattgacttaaaaataaaactgtatgtgtataattacaccaaatgtaaattaatatattaaattacacattaaattaaaattcatatataattatgAGATTTATCCAATAAGGCAATAACCCAATACCCATTTATAAAATCTAACTCAATTTTCTAAAATCTTATACTTAAAGAAAAGTAGTCAAAATTCATGCAGGTTTAGACAAGGGTAGTGTTTAGAAAGTTACATATAATTGTATTTAGGTgtaattgttttgttttgtttttggagAATGAAGAAGCTAAATACAATTAGCCATGAAGAATCTTATGTTGAATACCAACATTCTCTTATAGGACTTCCAAAGCAATCGATTTGGGGGGGAACTCATGGATTCTCATACCAATAGGATCCTATTgtataattaaaaacaattatatgcaagAACAATCCTATTGGCTTGAGAATCCAAGAGAGTGACATGTTTGGGTAATCATGATAATTAATAGGTTCCATTGAATTGGGTGTAATTGAAGCACCCTAATTATACTTTCTAATTCCTAAATTTGAGTAATTACACAGGTAATTGCAcctaaattcaattttaaaaattaattttatacaaattataaaattatattataatcatGAACATGTATGAGCATTTGAGATGGttataacaaaatatttcttatattttaaatactaaaaaactatattataaaaataatttgtatattttataaagttataaaaaattatattgtttaaatcataatttttttaaagttatggccaaaatttttattataaaaaatagtttacatgttataaaagtgttataatatatttatttataaaaggtTATAGACAAGAAGTATgaatataacttatttatgtgttcatgctatatattataaaaaaataatatacttattcattaaatgttatattatttttttatcatagcttatttaaaaaaataattttatgaagttatgacaaaaaaaatttatattatttataaatagtgttacgaaagttttggacaatttataatattttttataaaatttatatattataaattttatattatttttttacttaatttaagctttataaaaatgatataacCTATCATAAGtctttctccaaattaagtttacataaatttttaaaattaaagttataTGTTAGTTGGACTGTGAACCCAAATATTATTAGATCGATGTTAGTTATGCAAATAAAAAAGATTTTCTAGCATTATATCGAGTGTATGATACTATTTGACAGAAGCACCATAAATAGTTCACAAActctttaatataatatattcaaggCTTCAAAATTTGGT
The genomic region above belongs to Gossypium hirsutum isolate 1008001.06 chromosome D05, Gossypium_hirsutum_v2.1, whole genome shotgun sequence and contains:
- the LOC107905172 gene encoding transcription factor MYB36, encoding MGRAPCCDKANVKKGPWSPEEDTKLKAYIEQHGTGGNWIALPHKIGLKRCGKSCRLRWLNYLRPNIKHGGFSEEEDKIICSLYISIGSRWSIIAAQLPGRTDNDIKNYWNTRLKKILLGKQRKEHQSRRGNSLKQDMKRSSASVGDSMVPADNINQIPYWPELPVLAAAAAPIPHSSQEHRIDSQASMRRLLIKLGGRFSEDDHVVNDGTTLHQFPNDLSTTDQDLYEQTVYVPSSSSSSPMDALSLSNNIGSQFVNSQFAIDGGNLPMLQGQSTTFSSELQEMGYSSNPQRLDGMEFLYGEGMVDNRGVNPCESIGWGDTSSLVGPPCASEYGVMQQGMLQEYGFSEMRYPGGAQ